The Maridesulfovibrio hydrothermalis AM13 = DSM 14728 DNA window GATAAATTTAAAGTTCTGGTAAACATGGCCCCGGATATGAAAACCGCCAAGGAAGTTTTCAAAAAACTTTATATGGCCTGCGATCATTTTCTCAGCGGCGTTTCGCTGGATCTTGTGGGCGTAATTCCCCATGATCCTAATATGCGTGCAGCAGTTATTAAACAGACACCGCTTTGCAAACTGGCACCGTCAAGTCCTGCATGTGTCCAGCTTGCTGAAGCTGCCAAAAAAATTACCAACTGGAAAGCAACATCCGAGCTAGATGGAAATATCAAGTTCTTCTGGAAAAAACTTCTCTTCCAAGAGCAGTCCGTGGCTTGACCTTGAGTCAGGGACTACCAGCTGGGAAGATTTTTCGCCCGCAAATCAAGAGGCGATTGTACGGCATTATTCACCGAAAATACGTATGATCGCTCTCAGAATGAAATCCAAGCTCCCGCAAAGCGTAGAACTTGGAGAGCTTATCAGTGCCGGAAGTTTAGGACTTGTGGAATCACTGGGCAAATTCCGTGCTGAACTGAAAATAAAATTTGAAACCTACGCTGAAAACCGCATAAAAGGAGCCATGCTTGATGAGCTTAGACGCATGGACTGGTTTTCGCGCGGACTGCGCCAGAAAGTCAAAACAATTGAAAGCAGCATCAGGGAAATTGAGCATCTGACAGGTGAAAAACCAACCAGTGCTCAAATCGAAGAATCCACGGGCTTTTCAGCCAAAGAAGTCCAGCAGGGACTTGAAGCCCTGCAAAATCAGCTTTGCATAAATTTAGATGCTTTCAATGATAATATTCCCAGCAATAGAGACTCTGAATTTGATGATGAACCATTCAAGGCCGCTGTTTTTCAAGAAACAGTGGACAAGGTGGCTGATCTAATTGATAATTTGACGCCAAGAGAAAAACTGGTATTATCTCTATATTACGGGGAGGAACTCAACATGAAAGAGACCTCGGAAGTTATGGAGATAACAGAAGGCAGAGTGTCTCAACTTCACTCGCAAGCCCTTAAAAAATTAAGACAAATGTTCCAGGATAAATACAATTCGGAACCTTAAGGAGAAATAAATGGCTATTGATTATTCTATGAAAGTTCTTGTTGTAGATGACTTCGCTACCATGCGCCGTATTATAAAAAACATCCTTCGTCAGATCGGTTTCACAAATATTATTGAAGCTGATGATGGAACAACCGCCTGGGAAACTATTAATAAAGACGATAGCATTGAATTTATTGTTTCCGACTGGAATATGCCTCAAATGACAGGCATTGAGCTTTTACGTAAAGTCAGATCCAGCGAAGAATTCGCAGATCTCCCTTTTCTGATGGTTACAGCTGAAGCTCAGCAGGAAAATATCATCGAGGCCGTTCAGGCAAAGGTTTCTAACTACATTGTTAAGCCCTTCACCCCTGACACCCTCGGACAGAAAATTAACAAAATTTTTGAATAATAAATTTAGTCAGCGGACATATTCGTTATGCCCGCTGACTGATTATACTATTCATATTTTTCAGTCAGCAGATAAGGAACAACCTGCCCGGAATGTTCTCATAAGGTTGCACGCATGATTTTCCTCGCTGTAGATGATTTTGATGATTCCGGGGAGGAAACGTCTCCAGCCCCTGCCAACAAGGCAACCCAAAAGGTTGAACTTGACCTTGATGACGCTCCTTTTCTTGAAGATGAGGACGAAGAAGATGACCTGCCCGAGGAAGAACCCGAAGAGCTGGAATCTATTGAAGACGCCCCTGCTGAAAAAAAATCCAAATCCAAGCTACTCATCTTTGGCGGAATCGGAGTCATTATACTCCTGCTGTCTGCTATTCTCTTAAAACTTTTTCTATTCAGTGATGCACCTGCTCCGGAACCGGAACCTCAGGCTATTGAGGAAACAACGGCAGAGATCCCTGAGACACCCGAAGAAGTGCCACCTCCACCGGAAGAGCCGGGAATTTCACTCCTTCGAATGGACCCGTTCTGGATTGAGCAGGAGGATGACAAAGGTAACACAAGATTCCTCATAGCCCGCTTTGCCATGACAACTAAAGATGAGCGAGTCGTAGCCGAATACGGGCGCAAAACTCTTACCCTGCGGGACGCTGTCTACTTCTACCTCAAAAATAAAGATTTACAGTTTTTAGCCGATAAGAAGAATGTAGACAGACTGAAAAAAGACCTGCTCATGGTTATAAACCAATACATTGTTGCAGGCCAGTTCGATGAAATCCTGTTTGAGGAATATCTTGTGAGGTAAAAATCATGCCCGGCCCTGTGGATATGCCAATAATCATATCGCAGCTTGCTAACGTTCAGAAAATCTCAAATTCTGAAATTACAAAAGCACAAATGCAACAGACCCTCATGATCAATCCTGCGGAACAGGAAAAGAACAAAGAGGCTCAGAAGCAGATCCAGAAAATTGACAAAGAAGAAGGGCCGAATACTGTTCAGGATGAAGGCAGTAGTAATACACAGCAACACGCTTCTTCACGCAGAAAAAAGAAAGAAGAAAAGGAGCAGGATGAAGGACACGAAACCAAACCTTCACCCTGGTCCGGAAATATTATTAATGTAAAAATTTAAAACAGTTTGCTTATTGCTCTATTACCTCAAAAAAGGCAAAATACGTTTAGTTCACCAACCCTCTACTCCTACACCGGAACTGGTTAGCCATGACTGAATTCCTGTTAATATTCTTTTCTGTTACAGAAATCATACTGCTTATAGCTATAATCTTTTTCTTTATCAGACTGAAAAAATCAGAAGAACTGGTCACGCAACTGCAATCAAAGCAACAGGAGTTCATTAACAAGCTGCACTTTAATGCTCAGCTTGAAAACGAACTTATGAATACGTTTGAACAGCGGCAGCAGGAACTTGCGCAACTCGACAAGGTACTTGATCAGAAATCCCGAAAGCTTAAGAAAATTCTTTCTCAGGCCGAAGAATTCAGCCGGTCACCTCAATTTCTGCGCCAGATAATCATTACCGGTCATAAAGAAGGTAAGCCCGTAAACCGTCTGGCAAAAGCAACCGGCTTATCAACAGATGAAGTCGAGCTTATCATTGACCAGTACAACTAACGAAACTGTCTAACAAATCAAAAATTACTTGATTGCAATTCTCTCCAGCCCCGTTTTTTTACTATTTATATATTAGCAGCTTTGTATCTCTGAACAGCCGGTTACGATTATTATTAAGGGGATTCACTGCTCCACTGTCAAAATTAATTTATTCAAGTAATTAATTCTCACTTTAAGGTTATTGACTTATAATCGCCAAAGACGAGATCACCATTGAAAATATCTTACACATCAAATCCATAAAAAATGAAAATATCCAGATACGGCGGCAGACAATTTAAAGGCGGAAGCGGTGACTCGTCAGAACGTTCTGCGATATTTCGCAAAAGCTACAAAGTAGGGGAAATAATTCAAGGCATCCTGCTGAAATGGGAGCACGAAAAGCTGGGCTGGGTCCAAATCGAAGATCAAAAACTGCTCGCTAACATCCAAACTTCACCGTCACCCGGCGATACACTTATTTTTTTAGTCCAGCAGCTTTATCCGGATATTATTCTCAAAGAACTCAGCCGCGATGATTTAAATGC harbors:
- a CDS encoding FliA/WhiG family RNA polymerase sigma factor yields the protein MEISSSSGKNFSSKSSPWLDLESGTTSWEDFSPANQEAIVRHYSPKIRMIALRMKSKLPQSVELGELISAGSLGLVESLGKFRAELKIKFETYAENRIKGAMLDELRRMDWFSRGLRQKVKTIESSIREIEHLTGEKPTSAQIEESTGFSAKEVQQGLEALQNQLCINLDAFNDNIPSNRDSEFDDEPFKAAVFQETVDKVADLIDNLTPREKLVLSLYYGEELNMKETSEVMEITEGRVSQLHSQALKKLRQMFQDKYNSEP
- a CDS encoding chemotaxis response regulator CheY, whose amino-acid sequence is MAIDYSMKVLVVDDFATMRRIIKNILRQIGFTNIIEADDGTTAWETINKDDSIEFIVSDWNMPQMTGIELLRKVRSSEEFADLPFLMVTAEAQQENIIEAVQAKVSNYIVKPFTPDTLGQKINKIFE
- a CDS encoding flagellar basal body-associated FliL family protein produces the protein MIFLAVDDFDDSGEETSPAPANKATQKVELDLDDAPFLEDEDEEDDLPEEEPEELESIEDAPAEKKSKSKLLIFGGIGVIILLLSAILLKLFLFSDAPAPEPEPQAIEETTAEIPETPEEVPPPPEEPGISLLRMDPFWIEQEDDKGNTRFLIARFAMTTKDERVVAEYGRKTLTLRDAVYFYLKNKDLQFLADKKNVDRLKKDLLMVINQYIVAGQFDEILFEEYLVR